The Pyxidicoccus trucidator DNA segment CTCGTGGGCGTCCAGGTTGAGGTGCGCGAAGATGCGGTCCTTGGCGAACAGGTAGTCGCTGACCGTCATGGAGCTGAAGAGGTCCTGCTGGAACAGGTCCTGCTGCTGCCGGAAGCGCGACAGGAGGAAGAAGATCTGCGTCTGGAACGCGAACTTCTGCCGGTCCGTGTAGAAGCTGGAGAGGAAGGGGTTTTCCTCCACCACTTCCAGGATGCGCCGGCCCGCCAGGCGCTCCGCCAGGATGTTGGAGAGACTCGTCTTGCCCACGCCAATGGGCCCCTCGACCACGATGTACCGGTAGTCCATCCGCCGAGGCCTCCCGACCGCGGAATGCGCCACTCACGGCCGCGCGCCCAGCTCGCGCGAGGGCACGGCCACGCATCCGGGCGGATAACACAACACGGACGCCTGAAGCCGGCAATTTTCCACGGCCGCACGCCGCGTCCGGGAGGCCTTCGCTCCCTTGACGCTCTGGAAGGCATCCCCTACGGTCCGCGCGACTTCATGGCGTGTGCGCGGGACGGTCTCCGGACATGAGTGGCGGCAGGCAGCGGGCGAAGACGGTGGTGTTGCTGGAGGAGGCCCGTCAGAGCACCGCCCCCAAGGCCACACCCGCACCCCCGGTGGAGCCGGATCCGCTCTACGGCGTGGTGCTGCTGAAGACGGCCCTGGAGCTGAAGCGACGCCAGGACGGCACGGTGGAGGAAATCCTCCGGAGCGTGCTGGCGCGCATGCGCATCCCCGAGGCCGAGTTCTTCGCGTACCTGGAGCAGCAGGGCGGCCTGCTCCAGGCGCTCGGCCTTCGCCAGCGCTAGGCCCCTTCCCTACTCCTCCAGCTTCAGAGCGGGGACGGGCGCCACCACCGGGCCGAGCGCGCGCTCAATCGCGGCGAACTCCTCGGGCGCGAGCGTCTCCGCGCGGCGCTGGGGGTCCACACCCGCGGCCTGCATCGCGGCGACGAGCACCTCCGGCGAGCCCAGCGTGGGGTCCGACTTGATGGAGTTGAGCAGCGTCTTGCGCCGGTGGGCGAAGGACGCCTTCACCACGCGGGTGAAGCGGGCCTCGTCGATGATGGGCGCGCGCGGGGCCTTGCGACGCGTGAGGCGCAGCACGGCGGAGTCCACCTTCGGCGGCGGGTGGAAGCGCCAGGACTCCAGCGTGAGGATGTTCTCCGCGTCGAAGTGCAGGCCGAGCAGCACGGTGAGCAGGCCGTAGTCCCGGTTGCCGGGCTCCGCGGCGAGCCGCTCCACCACTTCCTTCTGGAGCGTGAAGACGGCGCGCGAGACGCGGGAGCGCTGCTCCAGCACGCGGAAGAGAATCTGGCTGGACAGGTGGTACGGGAGGTTGCCCACCACGGCCACGTCGGGCGCACCGGCCACCTCGGCGAAGTCCACCGTGGCGGCGTTGCCGGCCACCACGTGCACGCCGGGGATGGCCTCCTTCTCCAGCACCGTCAGCATGTCGCGGTCCCGCTCCACGGCGGTGACACGGGCGCCGGTGGCGGCGAGGAAGCGCGTGAGGTGGCCCAGGCCGGGGCCCAATTCCACCACCGGCTCGCCCTCGCGCAGGTTCACCGCGTCGGCGATGGCCTCCAGGGCCTCCTCGTCACCGAGGAAGTTCTGCCCCCAGCTGTGCTTGGGGCGCAGGCCATGACGTCTGAGGATTTCTCGCGGCGATTCCACCCGGTCTCCTTCTCTCTACATGCGCCAGGCGGGGTCCGCCGCCAGGCGGAAGTCTCCGCGCAGGCCGCGGCGGTACGCCTCATACCCCGCCACCGCGATCATCGCCCCATTGTCCGTGCACAACCGCACCGGCGGCAGGAACATGTTCAGCCCCCGGTCCTCCGCCCGCGCCTTGCACAGCGCGCGCAGCCGTGAGTTGGCCGCCACGCCTCCACACAGCACCAGGTTCTTGTGGCCCAGCCGGCGGGCGGCGGCCACCAGCTTCTTCGACAGCACGTCCGCCACCGCCTCCTGGAAGGACGCGCACAAGTCCGACAGCGCCTGCCCCTCGGGCACGCCGTGCTTCTGCACGTGGTGCAGCACCGCCGTCTTCAGGCCGGAGAAGGAGACGTCGAAGTTGTCGCCGGGCAGCGCGCGCGGGAAGCGGATGGCCTCCGGGTTTCCCTTCTGCGCGAGTTGGTCGATGGGCAGCCCGCCCGGGTACGGCAGCCCGAGGATGCGCGCCGTCTTGTCGTACGCCTCGCCGGCCGCGTCGTCGCGGGTGCTGCCCACCAGCTTGTAGCTGCCATAGGCCTGCACGTCGTAGAGGCTGGTGTGGCCGCCGGAGACGACGAGCCCGAGGAACGGCGGCTCGGGGGCATCCTCGATGAGCCGGATGGCCAGCAGATGGCCCTCCAGGTGGTTGGCGCCGACGAAGGGCTTGCCGGTGGCGAGGCTCAGCCCCTTGGCCACCTGCAACCCCACCAGCAGGGCGCCGATGAGGCCCGGCCCGGAGGTGACGGCGATGAGGTCCACGTCGTCGAGCGTCTTCTCCGCGCGGGTGAGGGCCTCGTGGATGACGGGCATCACCTGGACGATGTGGTTGCGGCTGGCCAATTCCGGCACCACTCCGCCCCAGCGCCGGTGGATGTCCACCTGGGTGGACACGACGTCGGACAGCACGCGGCGACCGTCGGCGACGACGGCGGCGGCGGTCTCATCACAGGAGGTTTCCAGTCCGAGGACGAGCAAGGCGGCTCACTTCTCCGAAGCAGTGGGAGTGGCCGCCAGCCCGCTCAGTTGCCCAGTCCCTTGAGCAGCGAGCGGACCTCGTTGGCGGAGGCTCCCGTCGGTTCCAGGAACA contains these protein-coding regions:
- the tsaD gene encoding tRNA (adenosine(37)-N6)-threonylcarbamoyltransferase complex transferase subunit TsaD is translated as MLVLGLETSCDETAAAVVADGRRVLSDVVSTQVDIHRRWGGVVPELASRNHIVQVMPVIHEALTRAEKTLDDVDLIAVTSGPGLIGALLVGLQVAKGLSLATGKPFVGANHLEGHLLAIRLIEDAPEPPFLGLVVSGGHTSLYDVQAYGSYKLVGSTRDDAAGEAYDKTARILGLPYPGGLPIDQLAQKGNPEAIRFPRALPGDNFDVSFSGLKTAVLHHVQKHGVPEGQALSDLCASFQEAVADVLSKKLVAAARRLGHKNLVLCGGVAANSRLRALCKARAEDRGLNMFLPPVRLCTDNGAMIAVAGYEAYRRGLRGDFRLAADPAWRM
- the rsmA gene encoding 16S rRNA (adenine(1518)-N(6)/adenine(1519)-N(6))-dimethyltransferase RsmA encodes the protein MESPREILRRHGLRPKHSWGQNFLGDEEALEAIADAVNLREGEPVVELGPGLGHLTRFLAATGARVTAVERDRDMLTVLEKEAIPGVHVVAGNAATVDFAEVAGAPDVAVVGNLPYHLSSQILFRVLEQRSRVSRAVFTLQKEVVERLAAEPGNRDYGLLTVLLGLHFDAENILTLESWRFHPPPKVDSAVLRLTRRKAPRAPIIDEARFTRVVKASFAHRRKTLLNSIKSDPTLGSPEVLVAAMQAAGVDPQRRAETLAPEEFAAIERALGPVVAPVPALKLEE